Below is a genomic region from Astatotilapia calliptera chromosome 2, fAstCal1.2, whole genome shotgun sequence.
ACAAGATGACAAATGGTTAACATACTTGTGGCTCACATGATTGATAGTCATGGGTATGTATTCAGTGTATGTTGTGTTCTTTATAGTTGTGCCAAATAAATGCATACTAACtgactaaatttaaaaaactttaaaatttcTTGTGTATCTCTAAAAATTGATCTACTTTTTACAACTTTCAACTTTAACTTTCCCTGTTTTCATTGTAAAACAGATCAGTACATTTGATGAAATTGTATtaattttgtgtcttttcatcTTCAGCCTTTAAACAAGAAATGTCAtcgctgttgttgttgttacatcTCCTTCCACCACCACCAGGAGGACAAAGGTCCAAAAATCAGCGCAAGTGATGCAAGTCAGAGACTTGTAGTCTTTCATAAGGTAATTATATCATGAAATTTCAATAATATGTCTTTGAGCAATCTcttctatatttatttatttatttctgtatttggACATCATTTCTGTGAATAATTTTCAGTTTCCTTATGTCAACCCCAGTCATGCTGCAGTCtggaagagcatctctgcaatTGATGCTCTTCCAGAGGAGGTATGGTTGGCAACCATACCTCCTCGCTGTCAGGCATCAGAAGAGCAAGACTGACACCTTCTACATCACAATGGATAAGCATCTCACATTCCATGCCAGGCAGCCACTCACTTGGAGCATTTGATGAACTTTTCAAAgcacactttgtgtttaatttgtCCCAAGATAATATAAAGCTGGACTTGTTATTTCCAGTGCAGTTGAAGAAGACCTGCCTGTCTTTTGCCAAACAAGTGATTTACTTTTGGTTGAGATGTCATCTTTTTATGGGAAACATGTTGTTTACAGAGTGTTTTGATAACCATCTATATGCATTCAGAGTTGTACATACTGAGGAGAGATGCATagtgaaaatgtcaaaaataaagttttataaaCCTTTCGATATGCAAAGGTCATACAATGTTTCAGATTAGACAGTCTACATTGTACCCTCTTAACAATTTTTAGATGACAAAATAAATGTCCTTTTTGGGAAAATTTATTGTGCGCAATATAATTCTTTCTCAGAATTTAATTTTAACACTTTCCAGTGTAGAAAGCCTGATACTATAGGGAGTGAAGCCAACACTAACCAGAAGGTTAAAAACTGTATCTCAGCAGAGTCACTTATTCAGTCTCTAAAGTGTTACTTTAACTCTGTTTTGCGAGTTAAAACATGAACTCTGGGAAagtgttaaatattttaagtATTTCAAAAGTGTTGATTTAACTCTAGAGAGTGTGGAGCTATATAAATCCTGAAAAAGTGTTGAAAATGACTCTGTGGGAGTTCATTTAACACTGGTCTTTttgctgtgtgcagtttgactCAGGGCAGACAATCACCACCTCTGTCACTAACTGACTATGGTGCTCAGGACTTGCAAAAAAGCATAAATGCTTGAAATTTGATGATAACCTTGAAAAAGAATTTGCAGCTGTGGCCAGTGTGGCATAATTCTGTCCAGTATATCAGCCAAAAGGTAAGATTTGTGTTATTAAGATAAACATCAGTCTCATAGTCACTCATTAACTAATTCAAAACCACTGCATTATTTGATAACAGCTTGGTCAATATGGCATGATTTGCATTCAACCAATTAATGCACTGGATTCCAGATAGTGTCTTTTTGTATAATGCTGACAGATGCAAGAATAAAATGAAGACTTACCATCTCCAGCAGGTTGAATGACTCTCTCTAATCCACGTGACTGATAAAATTCCTTTATTCTTTTGTCTTCACCTAAGCAAACACAACAAAGGATTTTACTAAGAAAATCATTCAAATGTGAAAGGCAGCAACTCATAAGAACAGCCTACATCACTTAAAAACTTCATTCTGTTAAAGGATGCTTTCATTTGGTTATTACTCCAGCATTCACTTGCTTGGCAGGTGCAAAACAAGCACACGTGCCTTGAAAAACTAACCGACTCCAACTATAACTAGCAAATAGTAGAGAGCAGTTTTGTTTACATACTTTCTTGTAATCCAGGCACCAGTTTGTAGACAATGTCTTGCATCACTCGATCCAATTTGAGGTTGAGTAACGGCTGCGTTTCATGAATTTTGATGTTGCACATTGGACAATATTTGCTTGTTTGCAAATACTTTACGATACAACTTTTACAGActgtagaggaaaaaaagaaacagagataTTTTCTTCACATTATGCTGATAACAGACAGTTTAATAGTGCCTGTGAAATGGCATTAAGGCTGTTGGCAGCAAATGATATTAgaataaatgatcatttggCTCTGTTAACACTCACAGGTGTGTAAACACTCTGTTATTGTTGTGGCATCTATGAAGTAGCCTGCACAAAGGTAGCAGACAATGTGTTCGTTCAGGTCCTTGATCTTCAACTTCACTTCCTCCTgtggagacaaaaacaaagtgttttgaCAAGCTGGCTACTTTGTTAGGTGGAACTGCTTGTTTACACAAATATCTAGCAGGTCATATGGCAGCAACACGAAatttaggcatgcagacatggtcaaCAGAGCCTGCTAAATTTAAACCCCAGTATCAGAATGGAGGGGAAAAATGACTTGAAGTGATTTTCAATATGGCATGGTTCTTGTTGCCAAAAGGACTGGACTGAGTATTTTGCTACTCTATtgggattttcacacacaaacatctctagggtttatagACAATGTtcccaaaaagagaaaatgcctCAGACTGCTTTGACAACGAATCACTCATgaaaccaaggtatgcagaagagcatctctgaacatgtcaaaccttgaagcagatgggctacaccAACAGATGGCCACACTGGTGCCACTATTTTCAGCTAAGAGCAGGATATAAAACTGGACATTGTGTAACTAACacaaaagcatggatccatcctgccttgtatcaatggtTTAGGCTGGATGTGGTCCAGTAGGAAAAGGCCCTATGTCACAAAGTACAAATCTTTGCTTATTAtgtattagagctgggcgatatgagattttttcatatcacgatatgtttttttcatttcaggcgataacgatatctatcacgatataagccaaataactatatttgtaagatttaaatgtgccgttgctcacaagtaaaatgtgaaataatcagcagcttgttttgatttaaatatttatttctcataataagttcaacagggtagatgtacttaaggaacatgagactttttcagataaataaaggcaaatattgcaaactacacaaaaggcagctgctaaagcgtttaagtttcaaaatagaacaaacgaaacagactaaattgtcaattccacttagaaacaaaatattaattctaaaaataaatcttagtttgttttacagaagaacagacaaaactgactaacttttgtcaatatccaataaactgagaactaaaaggaaattctcaatctctccttgttgtatagcttatcttttcaaacagttttaacagttactttagtctgacaaaagccgaatgacgaattagcgcttccattcagagactgaggctacgtccacacgtacacgggtatttttgaaaactgagattttccgttttcgttttaaaaaataatcccgtccacacataaagggagaaatgaaggaaaacgctgctatgaacatgccaaagcagcaggtggtgctagattcctaaccgtgccgatatgctggccaatcagaagtctagaagcctcggtgggaaaaagtaaacaaagctggggcatagaagcagaaccgagtcgtatgtgcggagggacagtaactgtgtgtatatgtaagcatttaaacactgcagagagtagaattaacagtaacagtattgtagaaattcatttcaccgaaacaataacgtggcgcacagtgtgacgcatgcaccagtttattgtatttccagacttgttttcggcacaatttacagtgcacgctactctgttttttgtcagacttgaaatagccgaaataccttcacactacggaacttctatggctcttccgttcgacaatctctccggcattggaaccatcatctgttttctcttcggtcacgctcggttgatttttctagtcggcacactcatttcctccattaggcgctggctccattacccgctggctgcttcccaaacaaacacacgtgcggcttggcacttgtgctgtacgtaacaagtcacgcgacgtgacgctgcggctgtgattggttcggctctgcgctacttaatttggattggctgacctttttttttaagagtacaagagcggcgaggtctatcgcgatagcttaatttctctatcgagtaaaagttatatcgcgatacatatcgttatcgttctatcgcccagctctattatGTATGTATGAATTGTGTCATTTATGGGAAATatttaaagtcaaaataaaagtacataaaactgtaaagattcttacaaaaacactgcttttatgcatTTATGTCACAACATTGATGTCTAATTTCTTTGAATGTAATGGTTATTGTGATACCCGTAGTAGAATTATACTTACAAAACAGTAAGGGTATAATTCCAGTGAAAACACTGCTGTGAAATATAGCCAAAGTCAAAGGGCATATGGCCAGtgtttaacaaaacaaataaaccactGATTCATTTGAGTTGTTGGTCTGATGAAGGCTGTTCCATAGTTTAGGCACTACATGtacaaaaatcaaaattatGATTGCCTCTGGATTTAAACTAAGAACATGGAAAAATAGGGAACAGCTTATAAGCCTTGATGAGATGAGAGAAGGACTGCTGGCAAAAGCAAGCAAAAGGCCATAAAAAGAAACTCTGCATTTAAATAACAAGAGCTATGGATGAAGGCACTATCAAACTAGAAAGCTTACTTAAAAATCTGAATGAGCTGGGATTTTCACAAGATAAAGGTAACAGACTATTAAGGACAACTTTGTAGTGCAGTGTATTCCCCTCTTTCTAAAGGAACAACAGAGACCAAATTAAAATGTCCCCTACAGCACAATTCCTGTGGAGTCATAGTATGCGGTCACTGCAAAGGTCGAGCATTCTGActtgtactgtttttatatcCATGCGCACAATGGGCCTTTGAATGGTGATTCTGCACTTAAGCCCAGTTGATCTACATACAGTTTTTGTGGGTTTTGCTATATTTTtagcagacattttttttaaagtttcagaaaatttaatatttaaaaaacttagAAAGGTGCAGTACTGAAGATTTTCTTTGGAATGGAAAAGGCTCTTTAGTGggtgccattttttttaaatgtatgaaaaCTCGGAGTTTAAAGCTGAATTTAACAAGAACTTTTTTATAACTCATCCCTGTAGACAAGTGTCTGTGTTTTGCTCAAGTAGTCAAACATGAAAACGTGTTTGTCCAGCTCAGAGAGGTGCTGCGCTAAGCtgaccctgacctttgacctctgtggGAAAGACCCACGAAccgaacaaaaacaaaagaaagttttcCTACTAGTGGCGCCGGTGAATATTGATACAAAACATGGGTTAAACTGAAACAAAGGGGGACATTTTAATAGAAAAGTGGAATGATGTTTGTCAcgtttttgcacagatttggtgGAAACTACGGGCAGCATCGCGATGAAACATTGAAAATCGAGTAAAAGCAACGAAGCGTTCTCTTACTAACAACTGCGTACGATCAAATCAACCACAAACCAACAGCAGTTCGAAACGAGAGCCGTTACTTCATTACACAACGAGAAAGAACTCACGGAGTGCAACGATCGTTACCGCCCCACTTCACTCACACAAGGCttgaattaaatgtaaataaacaaaaaaacccaacttgaACTGAGAATAAGTGCTAAATGTGTGCTCtggaaaaagcaaaataacagTTAGTTGAAAAGGTTTCAGCACGCTGCTCTACAAAACAACACGATCGCACTCATGCCCTCTACGCATGCTCAAGCACGTCTCTCCTCGCAGCGCTTCAGCAGCAtcgctctcctctctctccatcaGCGCCGCGGAGGCGACAACGATCTGCCGCTAATACGTGGGATTAAGTCCCCCTTGCTACACTTCGACGCTCGGTACCTTCCCCCCTCTGTGAGGACGAGCTCAAGTAACACCAATACTCACCTCGTTTCGCAGTGGGTCCAGTTTGTAAACGGACTGTAGCTGATTTCGTAGCCGCATCGCTATGGCCATCGGACCTTGCTCCGCCATCTTTGGGACTTATGCTAAGTTCCGGGTAAACCGGAAGTGGCTGTGGTGGTGTTAAGTTGAGGCGGGGAGCTGCGAAATGAAATAGGAGAAAAACGAATTTTAAATaaggacaataaaagaataatgACTTAAAGAACGAGTGGGAGCAAACGCCGATTTTTTCCCCAatggaaacataaaaaaaacccacaattgttatgaaaaaaatattatttaaataagGGCGTGAGAGTGTGGGAAACGGCTTAAAAACTAAAGATAATACTAAATAGATAATAAAATGGTGAAATACGTGGCTGAAACTAAATTAGTCATCTGTTAGCTAAACTGTCAGAAAGACGTGT
It encodes:
- the pcgf1 gene encoding polycomb group RING finger protein 1, with the translated sequence MAEQGPMAIAMRLRNQLQSVYKLDPLRNEEEVKLKIKDLNEHIVCYLCAGYFIDATTITECLHTFCKSCIVKYLQTSKYCPMCNIKIHETQPLLNLKLDRVMQDIVYKLVPGLQESEDKRIKEFYQSRGLERVIQPAGDDGVPDATVPYTSFDHSKAHFYRYDEQVSLCLERLSSSLAEKKDKTKLTLQQKFVRCSVRAEVRHLRKVLCHRLNVEKHQVQMLFNNEFLPDHMTMKRLWLSHWFGKAQPLVLHYTIKDKRNR